One part of the Bacteroidia bacterium genome encodes these proteins:
- a CDS encoding MoxR family ATPase has protein sequence MANTSIWTGSEKYLCDMELAQAFHMSRVLGMPLLIEGEPGTGKTELPIQFANDLELELHVYPVGSKSSVEQFVAKFDHVKYLRDSQVEVLNASREEKGLEGLSTSGRNTEHLEDYVMKGPGALSFASKNAVLLIDEIDKAPREFPNDLLYALSHRKFVMPESGEVIEANEDDMPAIVITSNREQELPTAFKGRCIYHYITFPEPAMMQKIVSKHFPDADQDLVNRCMNIFYQLRRAGMERAPSTRELLNWLKYLQSIDKDLAMERLDKKEGLGVLVKTEKDLEKAKAMVLEFGKKE, from the coding sequence ATGGCCAACACTAGCATTTGGACTGGTTCAGAAAAATACCTTTGCGACATGGAACTGGCGCAGGCATTTCATATGTCTCGCGTTTTGGGGATGCCCTTACTGATTGAAGGCGAACCTGGAACCGGGAAGACAGAATTGCCGATTCAATTTGCCAATGATCTTGAATTAGAACTGCACGTATACCCTGTAGGATCTAAAAGTTCTGTGGAGCAGTTTGTCGCAAAATTCGATCACGTAAAGTACCTAAGAGATTCTCAAGTTGAAGTGCTCAATGCCAGTCGGGAAGAAAAAGGCCTGGAAGGTTTGAGTACAAGTGGTAGAAATACCGAGCATTTGGAGGATTATGTGATGAAAGGGCCCGGAGCTTTGTCCTTTGCTTCAAAAAATGCAGTTCTCCTCATTGATGAGATCGACAAAGCCCCTCGTGAATTCCCCAATGACCTTTTGTATGCCTTGAGTCATAGAAAATTTGTCATGCCAGAATCAGGAGAGGTGATTGAAGCGAATGAAGATGATATGCCTGCCATCGTGATTACCAGTAATCGCGAACAGGAATTACCTACGGCTTTCAAAGGAAGATGTATCTATCATTACATCACTTTCCCGGAGCCAGCAATGATGCAAAAGATTGTAAGCAAGCATTTCCCGGATGCCGATCAGGATTTGGTAAATCGCTGCATGAATATCTTCTATCAATTGAGAAGAGCTGGTATGGAAAGAGCTCCATCTACTCGAGAATTATTAAATTGGCTCAAATACCTTCAATCTATTGATAAGGACCTGGCAATGGAAAGGCTGGATAAAAAAGAAGGCCTGGGTGTTTTGGTAAAAACCGAAAAAGACCTCGAAAAAGCCAAAGCCATGGTGCTTGAATTTGGGAAGAAAGAGTAA